A window from Chrysemys picta bellii isolate R12L10 chromosome 20, ASM1138683v2, whole genome shotgun sequence encodes these proteins:
- the LOC122172483 gene encoding immunoglobulin kappa light chain-like, giving the protein MTLEIYNVQQSESGDYYCAVKSSSYLIFGNGSTLIVGDSYTTSSWVLLLVPSPHGLISTGTVDLACIVHGVSNPVQISWNISGDRQEQALMRSLKAKDGSLMLISHISIPKDTWTSGKIFTCEVKFNSSGNRVKKSARYFELHPSGCVPQILHHVVAVFLVGLMVSLSLAWIRCCSSPGSKGLCPSEVSVKESQPDQDAVADGREKS; this is encoded by the exons ATGACACTGGAAATCTACAACGTCCAGCAGAGCGAGTCTGGTGACTATTACTGTGCAGTTAAATCCAGCAGCTATCTGATTTTCGGCAATGGATCCACACTGATTGTTGGAG ACAGCTACACCACCAGCAGCTGGGTTTTGCTTCTGGTTCCATCTCCCCACGGCCTCATCTCCACTGGGACGGTTGATCTGGCTTGCATTGTCCACGGAGTCTCCAACCCAGTCCAAATTTCCTGGAATATTTCTGGGGATCGGCAGGAACAGGCACTAATGCGATCACTGAAAGCAAAGGATGGATCCTTAATGCTCATAAGTCACATTAGCATCCCAAAAGACACCTGGACCAGTGGGAAGATTTTCACATGTGAAGTCAAATTCAACTCTTCTGGCAACAGAGTTAAGAAAAGTGCCAGGTATTTTGAAC TCCATCCCAGCGGGTGTGTGCCGCAGATATTGCACCACGTGGTGGCAGTTTTCCTGGTGGGGTTGATGGTGTCTCTGAGTCTGGCTTGGATTCGCTGCTGTTCCAGTCCAG GCTCAAAGGGTTTATGCCCGAGTGAAGTTTCAGTCAAGGAATCACAACCAGATCAGGATGCAGTGGCTGATGGACGAGAAAAATCCTAA